In Dromiciops gliroides isolate mDroGli1 chromosome 4, mDroGli1.pri, whole genome shotgun sequence, one DNA window encodes the following:
- the CDSN gene encoding corneodesmosin, whose protein sequence is MGMTRAAQMGRGKGCPLTLMVLLVVGLLLPGTLAKSIWAFSDPCKDPTRIISPNDPCITGSSGSSGSSGSSGSSGSSGSSGSSGSSGSSGSSGSSGSSGSSGSSGSSGFGGSSGSSGSSGFGGSSGGSSGGSSGGSSGGSSGGSSGGSSGFSTFQSSSSGSNSATGGSSGSSGSAGSWSSHSSSFQSESKPVLTSSWSSQSGSSSFKPGSVISQSSQISSSNSGGPVVSVSGLAPCGPDNPYSHCSGRPLPSSSSSSSSHSISGGHKPVVVVVEQHGSGGNRIVGGSPCSNGGAPGKPCPPITSSNSYGSYEVVGGSSNSYLIPGMTYSKGKIYPVGYFSKENPPKGSPSVPNFAAGPPISEGKYFSSNPFISSHGSSVSSQSGGFPPYVIYQPVGSGGVQTGNSGSSVLQPCGSGSQISVGPCSSSSSSSSSVVHSSSSVSSGSISSHPCGSGYQGSKGPCSSSGSSQLSSSKVVFQPCGSGSVSSGKPCGSLSSSFFGSKGSGSVEGSPQLDLSAGAKPCGSSSIPCRSIRDLLTQVKPLGPQLADPEVFLPQGGPLESP, encoded by the exons ATGGGCATGACTCGGGCAGCCCAGATGGGGCGAGGGAAGGGTTGCCCGCTCACCCTGATGGTGCTGCTGGTGGTTGGCCTCCTCCTGCCAG gAACCCTTGCTAAAAGCATCTGGGCCTTCTCTGATCCCTGTAAGGACCCCACCAGAATCATTTCTCCCAATGACCCCTGTATAACAGGGAGTAGTGGTTCCAGTGGTTCCAGCGGCTCCAGTGGTTCCAGTGGTTCCAGTGGTTCCAGTGGTTCCAGCGGTTCCAGCGGCTCCAGCGGTTCCAGCGGCTCCAGCGGTTCCAGCGGCTCCAGCGGTTCCAGTGGTTCCAGTGGCTTTGGCGGCTCCAGTGGTTCTAGTGGTTCCAGTGGCTTTGGCGGCTCCAGTGGCGGGTCCAGTGGCGGGTCCAGTGGCGGGTCCAGTGGCGGTTCCAGTGGCGGTTCCAGTGGCGGTTCCAGTGGCTTCAGTACTTTCCAAAGTTCCAGCAGTGGTTCTAATAGTGCCACTGGTGGTTCCAGTGGCTCCAGTGGTTCTGCAGGATCCTGGTCTTCCCACTCTAGTTCCTTTCAGTCTGAATCTAAACCTGTTCTAACATCTAGTTGGTCATCCCAGTCTGGATCTAGCTCCTTTAAACCTGGTTCTGTCATTTCTCAGTCCTCTCAGATATCTTCTAGCAACAGTGGTGGCCCTGTTGTGTCTGTCTCTGGTCTGGCACCCTGTGGTCCAGACAATCCTTATTCACACTGTAGTGGCAGGCCTCTCCCATcttccagctccagctccagTTCCCACTCTATATCAGGGGGCCATAAGCCTGTGGTAGTGGTAGTGGAACAGCATGGTTCTGGTGGCAACCGGATAGTTGGGGGGTCTCCATGCAGCAATGGGGGAGCTCCTGGCAAGCCCTGTCCCCCCATCACCTCCTCCAACTCCTATGGTAGTTATGAAGTGGTTGGTGGGTCCTCTAACAGTTACTTGATCCCAGGTATGACCTACAGTAAAGGGAAGATCTACCCTGTTGGCTATTTCTCTAAGGAGAACCCTCCCAAGGGTTCTCCAAGTGTCCCCAACTTTGCTGCTGGGCCCCCCATCTCTGAGGGGAAATACTTCTCCAGCAACCCCTTCATCTCCAGCCATGGCTCCAGTGTCTCTTCCCAGTCAGGAGGCTTCCCGCCATATGTTATTTACCAGCCCGTAGGCTCTGGCGGTGTCCAGACTGGGAACTCTGGGAGCTCTGTGCTTCAGCCTTGTGGGTCTGGTTCCCAAATCTCTGTGGGgccctgctcttcctcctcctcctcctccagctctGTGGTTCACAGCAGTTCCAGTGTGTCCAGTGGTTCCATTTCTTCTCACCCTTGTGGCAGTGGTTACCAGGGCTCCAAAGGACCCTGCTCCTCCTCTGGTTCCAGCCAGCTCAGCAGCTCCAAAGTGGTTTTCCAGCCATGTGGGAGTGGCTCTGTCTCTTCTGGCAAACCTTGTGGGTCcctgtcctcttctttctttggaTCCAAAGGGAGTGGAAGTGTTGAGGGATCCCCTCAACTAGATCTTTCGGCAGGGGCCAAGCCCTGTGGTTCTAGCAGCATCCCCTGCCGTTCCATTCGTGACCTTCTGACCCAAGTGAAGCCACTGGGGCCACAGTTGGCTGACCCTGAAGTTTTCTTGCCTCAAGGAGGGCCCCTTGAGAGTCCCtga
- the C4H6orf15 gene encoding uncharacterized protein C6orf15 homolog, with protein MQEHRTWSWAFLGLFMISLHLPAFSARSISWTDETTLQDLGSDPLLSGHPSLADPLGPSIPDYPWLKPDPPYGSSGTTVPLGLDDSLFDHSWQSGNSGLQESLLDESAAAQGPLASDHTWQVMAHSYDDSLHDSPSHHSNAVPSVASGSQTVVTPSVSISSSPDSPSLLKDTEPKRPPRSDPLGPQGEIPAQRPPWSLINRIHQKPLPGHPWGTQDINSGVSWGSQGIGTGWGGRPLRLPEGSWGISNQYPGTSWGGNNKYPGTSWGGHNQYLGTNWGINTRYPGTSWGINSWYPSISWGGNNGYPGNSWGKYNQYPGTNNRFPGNTWGINNQYPGALRLPSSSWNIPPRYQNHP; from the exons ATGCAGGAACATAGGACTTGGAGCTGGGCTTTCCTGGGTCTGTTTATGATCAGTCTTCATCTCCCAG CTTTCTCTGCTAGGAGCATCAGCTGGACTGATGAAACAACCCTTCAGGACTTGGGATCTGACCCCCTGCTTTCTGGACACCCCTCCTTGGCAGACCCCTTGGGACCCTCTATTCCTGATTATCCTTGGCTCAAACCAGATCCTCCATATGGTAGCTCAGGGACTACTGTTCCTTTGGGGCTTGATGACTCACTATTTGACCACTCTTGGCAGTCTGGAAACTCTGGGCTTCAAGAATCTCTCCTGGATGAGAGTGCAGCAGCCCAAGGCCCCCTGGCCTCTGATCATACTTGGCAAGTGATGGCTCACTCATATGATGACTCTCTGCATGACAGCCCTTCCCATCATAGCAATGCTGTGCCTTCTGTGGCTAGTGGATCCCAGACAGTAGTTACCCCCTCAGTCTCAATCAGTTCTTCCCCTGATAGTCCATCTCTCCTCAAGGACACTGAGCCTAAGCGGCCTCCCCGTTCTGATCCTCTGGGACCACAGGGGGAAATCCCTGCCCAGCGCCCTCCTTGGTCTCTCATTAACCGAATTCATCAGAAGCCTTTGCCTGGTCACCCATGGGGGACTCAGGACATCAATTCTGGGGTGTCTTGGGGGAGTCAGGGCATTGGGACTGGTTGGGGAGGAAGGCCCCTTAGACTTCCTGAGGGAAGCTGGGGAATTAGCAATCAATACCCAGGTACTAGCTGGGGGGGTAATAATAAATACCCAGGTACTAGCTGGGGAGGTCACAATCAATACCTAGGCACCAACTGGGGGATTAATACTAGATACCCAGGTACTAGTTGGGGGATTAATAGTTGGTACCCAAGTATTAGTTGGGGAGGTAACAATGGATATCCAGGTAACAGCTGGGGGAAGTATAATCAATACCCAGGTACCAATAATCGTTTTCCAGGAAACACGTGGGGAATTAATAATCAGTACCCTGGAGCCCTCCGCCTTCCCAGCTCTTCTTGGAATATCCCTCCAAGATACCAAAATCATCCCTGA